A single Pan troglodytes isolate AG18354 chromosome X, NHGRI_mPanTro3-v2.0_pri, whole genome shotgun sequence DNA region contains:
- the MPP1 gene encoding 55 kDa erythrocyte membrane protein isoform X3, whose amino-acid sequence MESWAVSHPLNTVTEDMYTNGSPAPGSPAQVKGQEVRKVRLIQFEKVTEEPMGITLKLNEKQSCTVARILHGGMIHRQGSLHVGDEILEINGTNVTNHSVDQLQKAMKETKGMISLKVIPNQQSRLPALQMFMRAQFDYDPKKDNLIPCKEAGLKFATGDIIQIINKDDSNWWQGRVEGSSKESAGLIPSPELQEWRVASMAQSAPSEAPSCSPFGKKKKYKDKYLAKHSSIFDQLDVVSYEEVVRLPAFKRKTLVLIGASGVGRSHIKNALLSQNPEKFVYPVPYTTRPPRKSEEDGKEYHFISTEEMTRNISANEFLEFGSYQGNMFGTKFETVHQIHKQNKIAILDIEPQTLKIVRTAELSPFIVFIAPTDQGTQTEALQQLQKDSEAIRSQYAHYFDLSLVNNGVDETLKKLQEAFDQACSSPQWVPVSWVY is encoded by the exons ATGGAGTCCTGG GCTGTATCGCATCCATTGAATACTGTGACCGAGGACATGTACACCAACGGGTCTCCTGCCCCAGGTAGCCCTGCCCAGGTCAAGGGACAGGAGGTGCGGAAAGTGCGACTCATACAGTTTGAGAAGGTCACAGAAGAGCCCATG GGAATCACTCTGAAGCTGAATGAAAAACAGTCCTGTACGGTGGCCAGAATTCTTCATGGTGGCATGATCCATAGACAAG GCTCCCTTCACGTGGGGGATGAGATCCTAGAAATCAATGGCACAAATGTGACAAATCATTCAGTGGATCAGCTGCAGAAGGCGATG aaagaaaCCAAAGGAATGATCTCATTAAAAGTAATTCCCAACCAGCAAAGCCGTCTTCCTGCACTACAG ATGTTCATGAGAGCGCAGTTTGACTATGATCCCAAAAAGGACAATCTGATCCCTTGCAAGGAGGCGGGACTGAAGTTTGCTACTGGGGACATTATCCAGATTATCAACAAGGATGACAGCAATTGGTGGCAGGGACGGGTGGAAGGCTCCTCCAAGGAGTCAGCAGGATTGATCCCTTCCCCTGAGCTGCAGGAATG GCGAGTGGCAAGTATGGCTCAGTCAGCTCCTAGCGAAGCCCCGAGCTGCAGTCCCTttgggaagaagaagaagtacAAAGACAAATATCTGGCCAAGCACAGCTCGA TTTTTGATCAGTTGGATGTTGTTTCCTACGAGGAAGTCGTTCGGCTCCCTGCATTCAAGAGGAAGACCCTGGTGCTGATCG GAGCCAGTGGGGTGGGTCGCAGCCACATTAAGAATGCCCTGCTCAGCCAGAATCCGGAGAAGTTTGTGTACCCTGTCCCAT ATACAACACGGCCACCAAGGAAGAGTGAGGAAGATGGGAAGGAGTACCACTTTATCTCAACGGAGGAGATGACGAGGAACATCTCTGCCAATGAGTTCTTGGAGTTTGGCAGCTACCAAGGCAACATGTTTGGCACCAAATTTGAAACAGTGCACCAGATTCATAAGCAGAACAAGATTGCCATCCTTGACATTGAGCCCCAG acccTGAAAATTGTTCGGACAGCAGAACTTTCACCTTTCATTGTGTTCATTGCACCTACTGACCAGGGCACTCAG ACAGAAGCCCTGCAGCAGCTGCAGAAGGACTCTGAGGCCATCCGCAGCCAGTACGCTCACTACTTTGACCTCTCACTGGTCAATAATGGTGTTGATGAAACCCTTAAAAAATTACAAGAAGCCTTCGACCAAGCGTGCAGTTCTCCACAGTGGgtgcctgtctcctgggtttacTAA
- the MPP1 gene encoding 55 kDa erythrocyte membrane protein isoform X2 produces MTLKASEGESGGSMHTALSDLYLEHLLQKRSRPEAVSHPLNTVTEDMYTNGSPAPGSPAQVKGQEVRKVRLIQFEKVTEEPMGITLKLNEKQSCTVARILHGGMIHRQGSLHVGDEILEINGTNVTNHSVDQLQKAMKETKGMISLKVIPNQQSRLPALQMFMRAQFDYDPKKDNLIPCKEAGLKFATGDIIQIINKDDSNWWQGRVEGSSKESAGLIPSPELQEWRVASMAQSAPSEAPSCSPFGKKKKYKDKYLAKHSSRASGVGRSHIKNALLSQNPEKFVYPVPYTTRPPRKSEEDGKEYHFISTEEMTRNISANEFLEFGSYQGNMFGTKFETVHQIHKQNKIAILDIEPQTLKIVRTAELSPFIVFIAPTDQGTQTEALQQLQKDSEAIRSQYAHYFDLSLVNNGVDETLKKLQEAFDQACSSPQWVPVSWVY; encoded by the exons GCTGTATCGCATCCATTGAATACTGTGACCGAGGACATGTACACCAACGGGTCTCCTGCCCCAGGTAGCCCTGCCCAGGTCAAGGGACAGGAGGTGCGGAAAGTGCGACTCATACAGTTTGAGAAGGTCACAGAAGAGCCCATG GGAATCACTCTGAAGCTGAATGAAAAACAGTCCTGTACGGTGGCCAGAATTCTTCATGGTGGCATGATCCATAGACAAG GCTCCCTTCACGTGGGGGATGAGATCCTAGAAATCAATGGCACAAATGTGACAAATCATTCAGTGGATCAGCTGCAGAAGGCGATG aaagaaaCCAAAGGAATGATCTCATTAAAAGTAATTCCCAACCAGCAAAGCCGTCTTCCTGCACTACAG ATGTTCATGAGAGCGCAGTTTGACTATGATCCCAAAAAGGACAATCTGATCCCTTGCAAGGAGGCGGGACTGAAGTTTGCTACTGGGGACATTATCCAGATTATCAACAAGGATGACAGCAATTGGTGGCAGGGACGGGTGGAAGGCTCCTCCAAGGAGTCAGCAGGATTGATCCCTTCCCCTGAGCTGCAGGAATG GCGAGTGGCAAGTATGGCTCAGTCAGCTCCTAGCGAAGCCCCGAGCTGCAGTCCCTttgggaagaagaagaagtacAAAGACAAATATCTGGCCAAGCACAGCTCGA GAGCCAGTGGGGTGGGTCGCAGCCACATTAAGAATGCCCTGCTCAGCCAGAATCCGGAGAAGTTTGTGTACCCTGTCCCAT ATACAACACGGCCACCAAGGAAGAGTGAGGAAGATGGGAAGGAGTACCACTTTATCTCAACGGAGGAGATGACGAGGAACATCTCTGCCAATGAGTTCTTGGAGTTTGGCAGCTACCAAGGCAACATGTTTGGCACCAAATTTGAAACAGTGCACCAGATTCATAAGCAGAACAAGATTGCCATCCTTGACATTGAGCCCCAG acccTGAAAATTGTTCGGACAGCAGAACTTTCACCTTTCATTGTGTTCATTGCACCTACTGACCAGGGCACTCAG ACAGAAGCCCTGCAGCAGCTGCAGAAGGACTCTGAGGCCATCCGCAGCCAGTACGCTCACTACTTTGACCTCTCACTGGTCAATAATGGTGTTGATGAAACCCTTAAAAAATTACAAGAAGCCTTCGACCAAGCGTGCAGTTCTCCACAGTGGgtgcctgtctcctgggtttacTAA
- the MPP1 gene encoding 55 kDa erythrocyte membrane protein isoform X1 translates to MTLKASEGESGGSMHTALSDLYLEHLLQKRSRPEAVSHPLNTVTEDMYTNGSPAPGSPAQVKGQEVRKVRLIQFEKVTEEPMGITLKLNEKQSCTVARILHGGMIHRQGSLHVGDEILEINGTNVTNHSVDQLQKAMKETKGMISLKVIPNQQSRLPALQMFMRAQFDYDPKKDNLIPCKEAGLKFATGDIIQIINKDDSNWWQGRVEGSSKESAGLIPSPELQEWRVASMAQSAPSEAPSCSPFGKKKKYKDKYLAKHSSIFDQLDVVSYEEVVRLPAFKRKTLVLIGASGVGRSHIKNALLSQNPEKFVYPVPYTTRPPRKSEEDGKEYHFISTEEMTRNISANEFLEFGSYQGNMFGTKFETVHQIHKQNKIAILDIEPQTLKIVRTAELSPFIVFIAPTDQGTQTEALQQLQKDSEAIRSQYAHYFDLSLVNNGVDETLKKLQEAFDQACSSPQWVPVSWVY, encoded by the exons GCTGTATCGCATCCATTGAATACTGTGACCGAGGACATGTACACCAACGGGTCTCCTGCCCCAGGTAGCCCTGCCCAGGTCAAGGGACAGGAGGTGCGGAAAGTGCGACTCATACAGTTTGAGAAGGTCACAGAAGAGCCCATG GGAATCACTCTGAAGCTGAATGAAAAACAGTCCTGTACGGTGGCCAGAATTCTTCATGGTGGCATGATCCATAGACAAG GCTCCCTTCACGTGGGGGATGAGATCCTAGAAATCAATGGCACAAATGTGACAAATCATTCAGTGGATCAGCTGCAGAAGGCGATG aaagaaaCCAAAGGAATGATCTCATTAAAAGTAATTCCCAACCAGCAAAGCCGTCTTCCTGCACTACAG ATGTTCATGAGAGCGCAGTTTGACTATGATCCCAAAAAGGACAATCTGATCCCTTGCAAGGAGGCGGGACTGAAGTTTGCTACTGGGGACATTATCCAGATTATCAACAAGGATGACAGCAATTGGTGGCAGGGACGGGTGGAAGGCTCCTCCAAGGAGTCAGCAGGATTGATCCCTTCCCCTGAGCTGCAGGAATG GCGAGTGGCAAGTATGGCTCAGTCAGCTCCTAGCGAAGCCCCGAGCTGCAGTCCCTttgggaagaagaagaagtacAAAGACAAATATCTGGCCAAGCACAGCTCGA TTTTTGATCAGTTGGATGTTGTTTCCTACGAGGAAGTCGTTCGGCTCCCTGCATTCAAGAGGAAGACCCTGGTGCTGATCG GAGCCAGTGGGGTGGGTCGCAGCCACATTAAGAATGCCCTGCTCAGCCAGAATCCGGAGAAGTTTGTGTACCCTGTCCCAT ATACAACACGGCCACCAAGGAAGAGTGAGGAAGATGGGAAGGAGTACCACTTTATCTCAACGGAGGAGATGACGAGGAACATCTCTGCCAATGAGTTCTTGGAGTTTGGCAGCTACCAAGGCAACATGTTTGGCACCAAATTTGAAACAGTGCACCAGATTCATAAGCAGAACAAGATTGCCATCCTTGACATTGAGCCCCAG acccTGAAAATTGTTCGGACAGCAGAACTTTCACCTTTCATTGTGTTCATTGCACCTACTGACCAGGGCACTCAG ACAGAAGCCCTGCAGCAGCTGCAGAAGGACTCTGAGGCCATCCGCAGCCAGTACGCTCACTACTTTGACCTCTCACTGGTCAATAATGGTGTTGATGAAACCCTTAAAAAATTACAAGAAGCCTTCGACCAAGCGTGCAGTTCTCCACAGTGGgtgcctgtctcctgggtttacTAA